Proteins encoded in a region of the Tribolium castaneum strain GA2 chromosome 7, icTriCast1.1, whole genome shotgun sequence genome:
- the p24-1 gene encoding transmembrane emp24 domain-containing protein 3: MNTQISYNYLFILVLSLYTSYATELTFELPDSAKECFHQEIHKNTSVTLEFQVVTGGQYDVDVSLQDPRGQVIYKQIKMQFDSHTFTAEHTGVYVVCFSNEFSTFSHKLVYMDFQVGDEQPLPGLGEHVTVMTQMESSAQDIHKALTTILDYQTHHRLREAQGRKRAEDLNERVLWWSIMETVAVITIAVGQVFVLKNFFTERKPFNIK; encoded by the exons ATGAATACCCAAATTAGCTAcaattacttatttattttagtgttATCATTGTACACCAGTTATGCCACCGAACTGACTTTCGAATTGCCCGACAGTGCCAAAGAGTGTTTCCACCAAGAAATCCACAAGAACACGTCCGTCACGCTCGAATTTCAA GTGGTGACAGGGGGTCAGTACGACGTCGATGTCAGTTTGCAGGACCCCCGTGGGCAAGTAATCTACAAACAGATCAAAATGCAGTTCGATTCGCACACATTTACGGCGGAGCACACCGGCGTTTACGTCGTGTGCTTCAGTAACGAGTTTTCGACGTTTTCCCACAAGTTGGTCTACATGGACTTTCAAGTGGGGGACGAGCAGCCGCTGCCTGGGCTGGGCGAGCATGTTACTGTCATGACCCAGATGGAGTCTTCGGCTCAGGACATCCACAAGGCTTTGACCACAATTCTCGATTATCAGACCCATCACAGGCTCAGGGAGGCTCAGGGCAGGAAGAGGGCCGAGGATTTGAACGAGAGAGTTCTTTGGTGGTCGATTATGGAAACTGTCGCTGTTATCACAATAGCAGTAGGCCAGGTTTTCGTTCTCAAAAACTTTTTCACCGAGAGAAAGCCCTTCAATATTAAGTGA